Proteins from one Chanodichthys erythropterus isolate Z2021 chromosome 15, ASM2448905v1, whole genome shotgun sequence genomic window:
- the pdcd6ip gene encoding programmed cell death 6-interacting protein isoform X1 encodes MATFISVPLKKSSEVDLAKPLLKFVTATYPPGEEQAEYVRAVDELNKLRKSALGRPLDKHESSLEILLRYYDQLCAIEPKFPFPELCLTFTWKDAFDKGSLFGGSVKLALASVGYEKTCVLFNVGALASQIASEQNLDNDEGLKTAAKFYQLASGAFAHIKDTVLSALNREPTMDISPETVGTLSQIMLSQAQEVFVLKATADKMKDAIVAKLANQAADYYGDAFKQCQYKENLPKEVLPVLAAKHCMMQATAEMHQSALANQKKKFGEEIARLQHATELVKTAASRYDEYVNVKDLSDKISRALTAAKKDNDFIYHDRVPEVKDLEHIGKASLVKATAVQTPLSQKFTDLFEKMVPMAVQQSVSAANSRKADTVNRLIGSMREATNLCNGVLASLNLPAALEDLSGDAVPQSILEKSRAVVQQGGLQSIEQLIRDLPELLQRNREILDESLKILDDEETTDNELRTKFNQRWNRTPSGDLYKSLRAEGNNFRNILDKAVQADQVVKERYTAHCEMIALLCKPENELSAAIPSANPAKTLQGSEVVNVLRAQLAQLEEVKREREVLEGEVKAVTFDLTTKFLTALAQDGAINEEALTTSELDTRYGSHTQRVQQNLRRQEELLSQIQVSHQEFSALKQSNSEANSREDVLKKLAAAHDSYIEISSNIKEGTKFYNDLTEILLKFQNKCSDIVFARKTERDELLKDLQQSIAREPSAPSFNVPSYQSNTPAPVPGGPTPAPRTMFNQQQPQAKPQPPARPPPPSITPQAASTAAPVSNPMAPSGTNPPPVAPTGPSQAQGPPYPSYQGYPGYYQMPVAYNPYAYGQFNMPYMPYQAQGQAGYPGAPPTQQAYPYPQQPPQQQPYYPQQ; translated from the exons ATATTATGATCAGCTCTGTGCGATTGAACCCAAATTTCCTTTTCCAGAG ttaTGTCTGACATTCACATGGAAAGATGCTTTTGATAAAGGATCACTTTTTGGAGGCTCAGTCAAGCTTG CATTGGCAAGTGTGGGCTATGAGAAGACGTGCGTGTTATTTAATGTGGGTGCGCTGGCCAGTCAGATCGCTTCTGAGCAGAATCTCGACAATGACGAGGGACTGAAGACTGCCGCCAAGTTCTACCAG CTGGCGAGTGGTGCATTTGCTCATATAAAGGATACGGTGCTGTCTGCACTGAATCGAGAGCCCACCATGGACATCTCCCCCGAGACGGTGGGCACACTCAGTCAGATCATGCTCAGCCAGGCACAGGAGGTCTTCGTTCTCAAGGCCACTGCTG ATAAGATGAAGGACGCCATTGTTGCTAAACTTGCCAACCAGGCGGCAGATTACTACGGCGACGCTTTTAAGCAATGTCAATACAAAGAGAATCTGCCCAAG GAAGTGCTTCCTGTCCTCGCCGCCAAGCACTGTATGATGCAGGCCACCGCGGAGATGCACCAGTCAGCCTTGGCCAATCAGAAGAAAAAATTTGGAGAGGAGATTGCTCGGCTGCAG CATGCCACAGAGCTGGTGAAGACGGCAGCTTCCCGATACGACGAGTATGTTAACGTAAAGGATCTGTCGGATAAGATCAGTCGTGCGCTCACCGCTGCAAAGAAGGACAACGACTTCATTTACCATGACCGTGTGCCGGAGGTCAAAGACCTGGAGCACATTGGCAAAGCATCTCTGGTTAAAGCAACTGCAGTGCAGACACCACTCAGCCAGAAGTTCACAG aTCTGTTTGAGAAGATGGTGCCGATGGCAGTGCAGCAGTCAGTGAGTGCAGCCAATTCCAGGAAGGCTGACACAGTCAACAGACTGATTGGCAGCATGAGAGAAGCAACAAATCTCTGCAATGG ggtgttagcatcttTGAACTTGCCGGCCGCACTAGAAGATCTGTCGGGAGACGCCGTCCCTCAGTCCATCCTGGAGAAGAGCCGTGCTGTTGTTCAGCAGGGCGGCCTGCAGAGCATTGAACAGCTGATTAGAGATCTCCCTGAACTACTGCAGAGGAACCGTGAGATCCTGGATGAG TCCTTGAAGATATTAGATGATGAGGAAACGACAGACAATGAACTGAGAACCAAATTCAATCAGCGCTGGAACAGAACTCCCTCTGGAGATCTGTATAAATCACTCAGAGCAG AGGGAAATAATTTTCGCAATATACTGGACAAAGCCGTGCAGGCTGATCAGGTGGTAAAAGAGCGTTACACTGCACATTGTGAGATGATTGCTTTGCTCTGCAAGCCAGAGAATGAGCTCAGTGCCGCCATACcatctgccaaccctgccaagACTCTGCAGGGCAGTGAG GTGGTAAACGTGCTGAGAGCTCAGCTGGCACAGCTGGAAGAGGTGAAGAGGGAACGGGAAGTTCTGGAGGGAGAGGTGAAGGCGGTGACCTTTGACTTGACCACAAAGTTCCTTACCGCACTAGCTCAAGATGGCGCCATTAACGAGGAGGCCCTGACCACCAGTGAGCTGGACACACGCTACGGCTCTCACACACAACGTGTCCAGCAGAATTTACGCAGACAGGAGGAACTGCTGTCACAGATACAG GTGTCTCACCAGGAGTTTTCAGCATTGAAGCAGTCCAACTCTGAGGCTAATAGCAGAGAGGATGTGTTAAAGAAGCTCGCCGCAGCCCATGATAGCTACATAGAGATCAGCTCCAATATCAAAGAGGGCACTAAA TTCTACAACGATCTGACAGAAATCTTGCTGAAGTTTCAAAATAAGTGTAGCGACATCGTTTTCGCTCGCAAAACTGAGAGGGATGAACTGCTTAA GGATCTGCAGCAGAGCATTGCTCGTGAGCCGAGCGCTCCTTCATTCAACGTCCCATCATACCAGTCTAACACCCCTGCACCTGTCCCAGGAGGCCCGACCCCTGCACCCAGGACCATGTTT AACCAGCAGCAGCCTCAGGCTAAGCCTCAGCCCCCAGCGAGACCGCCACCCCCTAGCATCACTCCTCAGGCAGCCAGTACTGCAGCTCCAGTCAGTAATCCGATGGCTCCCAGCGGCACTAATCCTCCACCTGTTGCACCCACTGGACCCTCACAGGCTCAAGGACCACCCTACCCCAGTTATCAAGGCTACCCAGG GTACTACCAGATGCCTGTGGCCTATAACCCCTATGCATATGGGCAGTTTAATATGCCCTACATGCCCTATCAAGCCCAGGGGCAGGCTGGATACCCCGGAGCCCCTCCTACACAGCAGGCCTACCCCTACCCCCAACAACCCCCACAGCAACAGCCCTATTACCCCCAACAGTAA
- the arpp21 gene encoding cAMP-regulated phosphoprotein 21 yields the protein MTSGSANFKMSETGESKNLPECTMEGTPPPCCTTDAEDCHKSSQPTSDGQLKKKLKAKGKLVRSTAVCDESLSAEENSKENESKTAISNNHDDSPECDEEEEEKSITSKKGLSKEPSLEYTDSTGIDLEEFLITTLKSSPRDRLMLFKLEQDMTDFMTDNSSYKKFPQMSSYHRMLVHRVAAYFGLEHNVDHSGKAVIINKTCNSRIPEHRFAEHVQEEKTEERRLILKRDTSQEKEDSQLRVPSLKEQMRSKSIEEREEEYQRVRERIFSQDSTCLAQSVYIETRGVDDSSILSETQRRRQLFRGNRDGSGRLSGSRQSSFELDSHWNDPRPWSSTDSDSPTWTSKSAHTRSDSSSKLCKPVSESSLSYAAPNNSPAYIIVPAESSIPPGSILLNPHTGQPFLNPDGTPAVYNPPVSQKPSNQLNPVQSQAPPPPPQQQPIASHGVPQVQYSSVTYLPPQQLNISTSQQHPIDQTREDISAKFGHMTLSRQSSGDLPDMSSFYMQGAPPTHSYAPPHHSYAPSHHSDSYMSPGMTLAPPTVPPPQTQQSGQVSVYSYPVQCPSASQQYAAGSYSTQTGYTPVISNQQGCPGMMGNQILPQTQQGIMGPYPSVSSYQVPQQQQHQSYQSAMLVSGQGGQTQCLVPPAGLQVYCNSLASSPPPPLNMMGVSFQSSSCKNGCNVNQNQCWY from the exons ATGACCTCTGGATCTGCAAATTTCAAGATGTCAGAAACAGGAGAATCTAAAAATCTCCCAGAATGCACTATGGAGGGGACTCCACCTCCATGTTGTACCACAGACGCCGAGGATTGTCATAAATCCAGCCAG CCAACATCAGATGGACAACTTAAAAAGAAACTAAAG gcCAAAGGGAAATTAGTTCGGAGCACAGCTGTATGTGATGAGTCTTTGTCCGCTGAGGAGAACAGCAAG GAAAACGAGAGCAAGACGGCTATATCTAATAACCATGATGACAGTCCTGAGTGcgatgaggaggaagaggagaagaGCATCACATCTAAAAAAGGTTTATCCAAAG AGCCCAGTCTGGAGTATACCGACTCCACCGGCATTGATCTGGAGGAGTTTTTAATCACTACTTTGAAGAGCAGTCCCAG GGACCGACTGATGCTCTTTAAACTCGAGCAAGACATGACTGACTTTATGACAGACAACAG TTCCTATAAAAAGTTCCCTCAGATGTCCTCGTATCACAGAATGCTGGTCCACAGGGTCGCAGCTTATTTCGGTCTGGAACATAATGTGGATCACAGTGGAAAAGCAGTTATCATCAACAAAACCTGCAATTCCaggat ACCAGAACATCGATTTGCTGAACATGTTCAGGAGGAAAAGACAGAGGAAAGAAGATTAATACTGAAAAGAGACACCAGTCAAGAGAAGGAAGACAGTCAG CTGAGAGTTCCTTCTCTCAAAGAGCAGATGAGAAGCAAGTCAATAgaggagagagaggaggagTATCAGAGAGTCAGAGAACGCATATTCTCACAGGAT TCCACTTGTCTTGCGCAGAGTGTTTATATTGAGACCAG AGGTGTAGATGACAGCAGTATTCTCAGTGAGACCCAGAGAAGACGCCAACTCTTTAG GGGTAACAGGGATGGTTCAGGTCGGCTGTCCGGCAGCAGGCAGAGCAGCTTTGAGCTTGACTCTCATTGGAATGACCCTCGACCTTGGAGCAGCACAGATTCAGACAGCCCAACATGGACATCGAAATCTGCACACACTCGTTCAGACAGCAGCTCCAAACTCTGCAAACCAG TGTCTGAGTCATCTCTATCATACGCTGCACCCAACAACAGCCCGGCTTACATTATCGTTCCTGCTGAGTCATCAATACCTCCTGGGAGCATCTTATTGAATCCACAtacag GGCAGCCATTTCTGAATCCTGATGGAACTCCTGCTGTTTACAATCCACCAGTAAGTCAGAAGCCCAGTAACCAGCTTAACCCAGTACAGTCACAAGCCCCGCCCCCTCCACCTCAGCAGCAGCCAATAGCAAGCCATGGTGTCCCACAG GTTCAGTACTCCTCAGTGACATACCTTCCTCCTCAGCAGTTAAACATCTCTACCTCTCAGCAACACCCAATAGATCAGACT agGGAAGACATTAGCGCTAAGTTTGGTCACATGACTTTGAGTCGCCAGTCATCAGGAGATCTTCCAGATATGTCGTCATTCTACATGCAAGGAGCTCCGCCCACACACAGCTATGCTCCGCCTCACCACAGTTACGCTCCGTCTCACCATTCAGACAGTTACATGAGTCCTGGAATGACACTGGCTCCTCCCACAGTCCCACCCCCTCAGACTCAGCAGAGCGGCCAG GTTTCAGTGTACAGTTACCCTGTTCAGTGTCCCAGTGCATCTCAACAATACGCAGCGGGCAGTTACAGCACACAAACAG GATACACGCCTGTGATATCTAACCAACAAGGCTGCCCAGGCATGATGGGAAATCAGATTCTGCCCCAAACACAGCAAGGCATTATGGGACCTTACCCATCCGTTTCCTCCTATCAG GTACCgcagcaacaacaacatcaGTCTTATCAATCTGCAATGCTGGTGTCAGGACAAGGCGGGCAGACACAGTGTTTGGTGCCCCCTGCTGGACTTCAAGTATACTGCAACTCTTTGGCCTCTTCTCCCCCTCCACCACTCAACATGATGGGGGTCTCCTTCCAGTCAAGTAGCTGCAAAAATGGCTGTAACGTTAATCAGAACCAGTGCTGGTACTAA
- the pdcd6ip gene encoding programmed cell death 6-interacting protein isoform X2: protein MATFISVPLKKSSEVDLAKPLLKFVTATYPPGEEQAEYVRAVDELNKLRKSALGRPLDKHESSLEILLRYYDQLCAIEPKFPFPELCLTFTWKDAFDKGSLFGGSVKLALASVGYEKTCVLFNVGALASQIASEQNLDNDEGLKTAAKFYQLASGAFAHIKDTVLSALNREPTMDISPETVGTLSQIMLSQAQEVFVLKATADKMKDAIVAKLANQAADYYGDAFKQCQYKENLPKYFYFQEVLPVLAAKHCMMQATAEMHQSALANQKKKFGEEIARLQHATELVKTAASRYDEYVNVKDLSDKISRALTAAKKDNDFIYHDRVPEVKDLEHIGKASLVKATAVQTPLSQKFTDLFEKMVPMAVQQSVSAANSRKADTVNRLIGSMREATNLCNGVLASLNLPAALEDLSGDAVPQSILEKSRAVVQQGGLQSIEQLIRDLPELLQRNREILDESLKILDDEETTDNELRTKFNQRWNRTPSGDLYKSLRAEGNNFRNILDKAVQADQVVKERYTAHCEMIALLCKPENELSAAIPSANPAKTLQGSEVVNVLRAQLAQLEEVKREREVLEGEVKAVTFDLTTKFLTALAQDGAINEEALTTSELDTRYGSHTQRVQQNLRRQEELLSQIQVSHQEFSALKQSNSEANSREDVLKKLAAAHDSYIEISSNIKEGTKFYNDLTEILLKFQNKCSDIVFARKTERDELLKDLQQSIAREPSAPSFNVPSYQSNTPAPVPGGPTPAPRTMFNQQQPQAKPQPPARPPPPSITPQAASTAAPVSNPMAPSGTNPPPVAPTGPSQAQGPPYPSYQGYPGYYQMPVAYNPYAYGQFNMPYMPYQAQGQAGYPGAPPTQQAYPYPQQPPQQQPYYPQQ from the exons ATATTATGATCAGCTCTGTGCGATTGAACCCAAATTTCCTTTTCCAGAG ttaTGTCTGACATTCACATGGAAAGATGCTTTTGATAAAGGATCACTTTTTGGAGGCTCAGTCAAGCTTG CATTGGCAAGTGTGGGCTATGAGAAGACGTGCGTGTTATTTAATGTGGGTGCGCTGGCCAGTCAGATCGCTTCTGAGCAGAATCTCGACAATGACGAGGGACTGAAGACTGCCGCCAAGTTCTACCAG CTGGCGAGTGGTGCATTTGCTCATATAAAGGATACGGTGCTGTCTGCACTGAATCGAGAGCCCACCATGGACATCTCCCCCGAGACGGTGGGCACACTCAGTCAGATCATGCTCAGCCAGGCACAGGAGGTCTTCGTTCTCAAGGCCACTGCTG ATAAGATGAAGGACGCCATTGTTGCTAAACTTGCCAACCAGGCGGCAGATTACTACGGCGACGCTTTTAAGCAATGTCAATACAAAGAGAATCTGCCCAAG TATTTTTATTTCCAGGAAGTGCTTCCTGTCCTCGCCGCCAAGCACTGTATGATGCAGGCCACCGCGGAGATGCACCAGTCAGCCTTGGCCAATCAGAAGAAAAAATTTGGAGAGGAGATTGCTCGGCTGCAG CATGCCACAGAGCTGGTGAAGACGGCAGCTTCCCGATACGACGAGTATGTTAACGTAAAGGATCTGTCGGATAAGATCAGTCGTGCGCTCACCGCTGCAAAGAAGGACAACGACTTCATTTACCATGACCGTGTGCCGGAGGTCAAAGACCTGGAGCACATTGGCAAAGCATCTCTGGTTAAAGCAACTGCAGTGCAGACACCACTCAGCCAGAAGTTCACAG aTCTGTTTGAGAAGATGGTGCCGATGGCAGTGCAGCAGTCAGTGAGTGCAGCCAATTCCAGGAAGGCTGACACAGTCAACAGACTGATTGGCAGCATGAGAGAAGCAACAAATCTCTGCAATGG ggtgttagcatcttTGAACTTGCCGGCCGCACTAGAAGATCTGTCGGGAGACGCCGTCCCTCAGTCCATCCTGGAGAAGAGCCGTGCTGTTGTTCAGCAGGGCGGCCTGCAGAGCATTGAACAGCTGATTAGAGATCTCCCTGAACTACTGCAGAGGAACCGTGAGATCCTGGATGAG TCCTTGAAGATATTAGATGATGAGGAAACGACAGACAATGAACTGAGAACCAAATTCAATCAGCGCTGGAACAGAACTCCCTCTGGAGATCTGTATAAATCACTCAGAGCAG AGGGAAATAATTTTCGCAATATACTGGACAAAGCCGTGCAGGCTGATCAGGTGGTAAAAGAGCGTTACACTGCACATTGTGAGATGATTGCTTTGCTCTGCAAGCCAGAGAATGAGCTCAGTGCCGCCATACcatctgccaaccctgccaagACTCTGCAGGGCAGTGAG GTGGTAAACGTGCTGAGAGCTCAGCTGGCACAGCTGGAAGAGGTGAAGAGGGAACGGGAAGTTCTGGAGGGAGAGGTGAAGGCGGTGACCTTTGACTTGACCACAAAGTTCCTTACCGCACTAGCTCAAGATGGCGCCATTAACGAGGAGGCCCTGACCACCAGTGAGCTGGACACACGCTACGGCTCTCACACACAACGTGTCCAGCAGAATTTACGCAGACAGGAGGAACTGCTGTCACAGATACAG GTGTCTCACCAGGAGTTTTCAGCATTGAAGCAGTCCAACTCTGAGGCTAATAGCAGAGAGGATGTGTTAAAGAAGCTCGCCGCAGCCCATGATAGCTACATAGAGATCAGCTCCAATATCAAAGAGGGCACTAAA TTCTACAACGATCTGACAGAAATCTTGCTGAAGTTTCAAAATAAGTGTAGCGACATCGTTTTCGCTCGCAAAACTGAGAGGGATGAACTGCTTAA GGATCTGCAGCAGAGCATTGCTCGTGAGCCGAGCGCTCCTTCATTCAACGTCCCATCATACCAGTCTAACACCCCTGCACCTGTCCCAGGAGGCCCGACCCCTGCACCCAGGACCATGTTT AACCAGCAGCAGCCTCAGGCTAAGCCTCAGCCCCCAGCGAGACCGCCACCCCCTAGCATCACTCCTCAGGCAGCCAGTACTGCAGCTCCAGTCAGTAATCCGATGGCTCCCAGCGGCACTAATCCTCCACCTGTTGCACCCACTGGACCCTCACAGGCTCAAGGACCACCCTACCCCAGTTATCAAGGCTACCCAGG GTACTACCAGATGCCTGTGGCCTATAACCCCTATGCATATGGGCAGTTTAATATGCCCTACATGCCCTATCAAGCCCAGGGGCAGGCTGGATACCCCGGAGCCCCTCCTACACAGCAGGCCTACCCCTACCCCCAACAACCCCCACAGCAACAGCCCTATTACCCCCAACAGTAA